In the Streptomyces coeruleoprunus genome, CATGCCGCTGGACCCGGCGCGGGGCACTCCGGAGCCGACCAACCCGGTGGAGGCCGGCCTCGCGGACCTGTGGATGCGGACGGTGCCGTCCATGTCGCAGGCCTGGCGGGAACGGTTCGCCGTCGCCACGGAGCACCTCCTCAACGAGTCCATGTGGGAGCTGTCCAACATCAACGAGGGGCGGATCGCCAACCCCGTCGAGTACATCGAGATGCGCCGCAAGGTCGGCGGCGCACCTTGGTCCGCGGGGCTCGTCGAGTACGCGGCCGGGGCCGAGGTGCCCGAGTCGGTGGCGGATTCGCGGCCGCTGCGGGTGCTGCGCGACACGTTCGCCGACGCGGTGCACCTGCGCAACGACCTGTTCTCCTACCAGCGCGAGGTGGAGGACGAGGGCGAGAACAGCAACGGCGTGCTGGTCCTGGAGCGGTTCCTCGACTGCTCCACGCAGGAGGCCGCCGAAGCGGTCAACGACCTGCTGACGTCACGGCTCCAGCAGTTCGAGCACACGGCGCTCACCGAGGTGCCCGCGCTGTGCCTGCAGCAGGGGCTGGCCCCGCAGGACGCGGCAGCGGTCCTCGCGTACGCGAAGGGCCTGCAGGACTGGCAGTCCGGCGGCCACGAGTGGCACATGCGGTCCAGCCGGTACATGAACGAGGGCGCCCTCGACACCGCCGCCCCGGGCGAGGGCGCGTTCGGCATGGCCGCCGCGTCCGTCCGGCTCACCCCGCGCGCCGAGGCCGCCCGGTGGCGCGGCTTCACGCACGTGCCGCACCAGCGCGTCGGGCCGTCGCTGCTGCCGCACATCGAGATGCCGTTCCAGGTGACGCTCAACCCGCACCTGGAGGGCGCCCGCACCCGATGCGTGGAGTGGTGCCGCGACATGGGGATCCTGGAGGCCCAGCCGGGCATGCCGACCTCGGGGGTCTGGAACGAGCGCAAGGTCGCCGGGTACGACCTGCCGCTGTGCGCGGCCGGGCTGCACCCCGAGGCGGACGCGGACCAACTGGACCTGGCCTCGCAGTGGCTCGCCTGGGGCACGTACGGCGACGACCTGTACCCCGTCGTGTACGGCGGGCCACGCGACCTGGCGGGGGCGCGGGCGCAGAACGAGCGGCTGCCGCTGTTCATGCCCCTGGACGTCTCCCCCGCGACCTCTCCCGAGCCGGCCAACGCCCTGGAGCGCGGGCTCGCGGACCTGTGGCTGCGGACGGCCGGTCCGATGAACGACCGCGACCGGTCGGCGTTCCGGGACGCCGTGGAGGTGATGATCGCCAGCTGGGAGTGGGAGCTGGCGAACCAGGCGCAGAACCGGATCCCCGACCCCGTCGACTACATCGAGATGCGGCGCGCCACGTTCGGCGCCGACATGACGATGGCGCTGTGCCGCATCGGGCACGGCAACAAGGTGCCGCCGGAGATCTACCGCAGCGGTCCGGTGCGGTCGCTGGAGAACGCGGCCGTGGACTACGCGTGCCTGCTGAACGACCTGTACTCGTACCAGAAGGAGATCGAGTTCGAGGGCGAGGTCCACAACTGCGTCCTGGTGGTGCAGAACTTCTTCGACGTCGACTATCCGACCGCGGTGGCGATGACCGGTGATCTGATGAACTCGCGGATGCGGCAGTTCCAGCACGTCGCCGCGCACGAGTTCCCGGTGCTCTACGAGGACTTCGGGCTCGACGCCGAGACGCGCGCGGTGCTGGACGGGTACGTGCGGGAACTCCAGAACTGGATGTCCGGGATCCACACCTGGCACCGGGACTGCGAGCGGTACCAGGAGGAGGTGCTGCTGCGGCACCGGGCCGCGACGCCGGCGCCGCTGCGGCAGCTGGGCGGGCCGACCGGCTTCGGGACGTCGGCGGCCCGCGTGGCGTCACTGCTGGCCTCGTAAGGAGGCCGGGGCCTTCTAGGAACGGCGGGCGCCGCGGAGCTGGTCCAGTTCGCGGCGTTCGCGCTTGGTGGGCCGGCCGGCGCCGCGGTCGCGGACGCCGGCGAGCGCCACCTGCTCGCGGGGCGGCGGGGGCGGGCTCTTGTCGACGTACGCCTCGGCGGCGACGGGGGCGCCGACCCGCTTGGCGAGCAGGCTCCTCACCTCGACGACGCGCTCGCGGCCGGCGTGGAAGAGGCGCACCTCGTCCCCGGGCTTGACGGACTGGGCGGGCTTGGCGCGGTCGCCGTTGACGCGGACGTGACCGGCGCGGCAGGCCGTGGCGGCCTGGGAGCGGGTCTTGGTGAGCCGGACCGCCCAGATCCAGCTGTCCACCCGTACGGTGCCGGTCGGCTCGTCGGTCGCTGCCATGACCGGGTCAGCCCTGCTGGAAGAGTTCCGCGGGCAGGGGCTTGAGCAGCGCGTACAGGTCGTCCGTGATCGGCCGGTCCCAGCTGGCGATGGTGACCAGGACGTTGTCGCTGCGGTCGAACTGGACGCAGGAGATACGGCCCTCGGTGAGCTTGAGGCGGCGCACGATGAGGAGGTTGTCGCCCTGCATGACCGGGACGTCCTCGACCTCGGTGACCTCGACGGGTTCGTCCATGTCCAGGGCCGCCAGGAGCTGGGCGACCTCGAAGGGGATCTGGCCGTCGGCCAGCTCGCGGGCCGGGGAGCCCTCCGGGAGATTGCCGATGATCATCGCGGGGCCGCGGCCGCCGAACAGGTCGTAGCGCAGGAAGACGCCCTGGCAGGTGCCGTCGGGGGCGGGCAGCAAGCCGGCGCCGAGGTTTCCGGGCCAGTCGCCCGGGTCCATGGCCAGGACGTCGAAG is a window encoding:
- a CDS encoding terpene synthase family protein; this encodes MAQPFVLPEFYVPYPARLNPHVDAARVHTKEWARRMGMLEGSGIWEEHDLDSHDYALLCAYTHPDCDAEALSLVTDWYVWVFFFDDHFLDVFKRTQDREGGKAYLDRLPAFMPLDPARGTPEPTNPVEAGLADLWMRTVPSMSQAWRERFAVATEHLLNESMWELSNINEGRIANPVEYIEMRRKVGGAPWSAGLVEYAAGAEVPESVADSRPLRVLRDTFADAVHLRNDLFSYQREVEDEGENSNGVLVLERFLDCSTQEAAEAVNDLLTSRLQQFEHTALTEVPALCLQQGLAPQDAAAVLAYAKGLQDWQSGGHEWHMRSSRYMNEGALDTAAPGEGAFGMAAASVRLTPRAEAARWRGFTHVPHQRVGPSLLPHIEMPFQVTLNPHLEGARTRCVEWCRDMGILEAQPGMPTSGVWNERKVAGYDLPLCAAGLHPEADADQLDLASQWLAWGTYGDDLYPVVYGGPRDLAGARAQNERLPLFMPLDVSPATSPEPANALERGLADLWLRTAGPMNDRDRSAFRDAVEVMIASWEWELANQAQNRIPDPVDYIEMRRATFGADMTMALCRIGHGNKVPPEIYRSGPVRSLENAAVDYACLLNDLYSYQKEIEFEGEVHNCVLVVQNFFDVDYPTAVAMTGDLMNSRMRQFQHVAAHEFPVLYEDFGLDAETRAVLDGYVRELQNWMSGIHTWHRDCERYQEEVLLRHRAATPAPLRQLGGPTGFGTSAARVASLLAS
- a CDS encoding RNA-binding S4 domain-containing protein, translating into MAATDEPTGTVRVDSWIWAVRLTKTRSQAATACRAGHVRVNGDRAKPAQSVKPGDEVRLFHAGRERVVEVRSLLAKRVGAPVAAEAYVDKSPPPPPREQVALAGVRDRGAGRPTKRERRELDQLRGARRS